A genomic segment from Methanoplanus limicola DSM 2279 encodes:
- a CDS encoding small multi-drug export protein, whose translation MTEEEIPVINISGYMMILLRFFLPFILGIAYLGGLYISMPYGEFLTLAGLMFIYFVPPAGKESVIPLGIAMGVPWWLIALSVALMDILSSLFMVLNFDLALKIPILGDRYMKSFMEAGQDFFEKHKYIERLSTIGLAIFVMIPMQGTGGVSTPIVGRMIGIPPLKVMIAVISGSILGCTVIALGTEYIRDILVADFTTGIMVIIGIVLAVIAGFLIYRKNQWKLRSKKPHRRNRHMSDSGQEKKD comes from the coding sequence ATGACTGAAGAAGAGATCCCGGTTATAAATATTTCCGGATACATGATGATATTACTGAGGTTTTTTCTTCCATTTATATTAGGCATCGCCTATCTTGGCGGACTGTACATCTCAATGCCCTATGGCGAATTTCTCACACTTGCCGGCCTGATGTTCATCTATTTCGTCCCTCCGGCAGGGAAGGAATCTGTAATTCCGCTCGGTATTGCTATGGGAGTGCCCTGGTGGCTCATAGCACTTTCAGTGGCCCTGATGGACATACTGTCATCACTTTTCATGGTGCTCAATTTCGACCTTGCACTGAAGATTCCGATTCTCGGTGACAGGTATATGAAATCCTTTATGGAAGCCGGACAGGATTTTTTTGAGAAGCATAAATATATTGAGAGACTTTCAACCATAGGTCTTGCAATCTTTGTAATGATACCAATGCAGGGTACAGGCGGCGTATCAACACCAATAGTCGGCAGGATGATCGGCATACCTCCGTTAAAAGTAATGATTGCCGTAATATCGGGATCTATTCTTGGCTGTACCGTTATCGCTCTTGGTACGGAGTACATCAGAGATATACTTGTTGCGGATTTCACAACCGGAATTATGGTAATCATCGGCATTGTTCTGGCAGTTATTGCCGGATTTTTGATATACAGAAAAAATCAGTGGAAACTCCGGTCGAAAAAACCGCACCGCAGAAACCGGCACATGTCAGATTCCGGGCAGGAAAAAAAGGATTAA
- a CDS encoding MBL fold metallo-hydrolase, whose translation MTVEWIRGTGYYANSYVCGNVLFDAGIMPDQISGYCDEIDTIVLTHCHYDHIAHVKEIQALTGGKVCIHHLDAPGLTEGSISLSVMFGERSPGIIPDRILNDGDVISGIKIIHTPGHTPGGICGYIEEEKALMSGDTVFTDGGYGRFDFPGGSADDLEKSIDKLSVYDIEGLYPGHGIPVQSNGKGHILSALKMIRLY comes from the coding sequence ATGACAGTTGAGTGGATAAGAGGAACCGGATATTATGCCAATTCGTATGTATGCGGGAATGTTCTTTTCGATGCCGGAATTATGCCCGATCAGATATCCGGGTATTGCGATGAAATAGATACAATAGTACTTACACACTGCCATTATGATCACATTGCCCACGTGAAGGAGATACAGGCACTGACTGGTGGAAAAGTCTGCATACATCATCTGGATGCTCCCGGTCTTACTGAAGGGAGTATTAGTCTTTCAGTGATGTTTGGAGAGAGAAGTCCGGGAATAATTCCGGACAGGATTTTAAATGACGGCGATGTCATATCCGGAATTAAGATCATTCACACTCCGGGTCACACCCCCGGAGGAATCTGTGGTTATATCGAAGAAGAGAAAGCCCTGATGTCCGGTGATACCGTCTTTACAGACGGAGGTTACGGGAGATTTGACTTTCCGGGCGGAAGCGCAGACGATCTTGAAAAATCCATAGATAAATTATCTGTGTATGATATTGAGGGCCTCTATCCCGGCCATGGAATACCGGTACAGTCCAATGGGAAAGGACATATTCTCTCTGCCCTGAAGATGATCAGATTATACTGA
- a CDS encoding Yip1 family protein produces the protein MIPIKEIILSPKSFFDGLCGQPESLSKPFIIISILGLISGIAAAIVSQKSAGLLPEEAQFLAGILPVVGFVGAVIMTYIIWLIWSVAFFVISSLLKGEGSFKRMMEIVGYGSVPQIIGGIFGAIITLYYMSGLDIRPMTDPAQIEAYTQTMLTDPMMIAATLLGLIFLFWSANIWIFGVMKCRKLDFRKSAITVIIPVIIYLIVSYLPLIGI, from the coding sequence ATGATACCGATAAAAGAAATTATTCTTTCACCAAAAAGCTTTTTTGATGGTTTATGCGGTCAGCCTGAAAGCCTCAGCAAACCCTTTATAATCATCAGCATTCTCGGCCTCATCTCCGGAATTGCCGCAGCGATCGTCTCCCAGAAATCAGCAGGCCTTCTGCCTGAAGAAGCACAGTTCCTGGCCGGAATTCTGCCCGTTGTCGGATTTGTGGGTGCTGTGATTATGACGTATATTATCTGGCTGATATGGTCAGTTGCATTTTTCGTCATATCGTCCCTTCTGAAAGGTGAAGGTTCCTTTAAGCGAATGATGGAAATCGTGGGCTATGGTTCAGTGCCCCAGATAATCGGAGGAATATTCGGCGCAATAATAACATTATATTATATGTCCGGCCTTGATATCAGACCAATGACAGATCCTGCACAGATAGAGGCATATACCCAGACCATGCTGACAGATCCAATGATGATCGCAGCAACATTACTCGGTTTAATATTCCTCTTCTGGAGTGCAAATATATGGATCTTCGGAGTCATGAAATGCAGAAAGCTTGATTTCAGAAAATCGGCAATAACAGTCATTATCCCGGTGATCATATACCTTATTGTGTCATATCTGCCGCTTATCGGAATTTAG
- a CDS encoding pyridoxal-phosphate-dependent aminotransferase family protein: protein MQDETLLMMPGPVPMPQRVRMAMARQAINHRGAEFGECLKDLNRMLKPMFGTENDIMVISGSGTAAMEASVANFCAGKKVASLVNGKFGERLFKISEIYAEEATEFKSEWGTPLPLEELEKALEEGTEAVTLVHNETSAAIKNPAEEVGRLCRKYDALFIMDGITSIAGDEVLADRWGADVTVVGSQKCLAAPAGLSAVSASEKAWENLAEKRPFYLDLAAYKKSAAKDQTPFTPAVPLFFAMREACRIIEEEGLENRIARHKNMAEAVRAAAGAWGLELFCQTDKFHTYSNTATAISYPDGIIDSDFRGAVKKYGIEISGGQDHVKGKIFRIGTMGATGIPEVLSVVSAAEKALRELGFKVESSGTEAAADVLKI, encoded by the coding sequence ATGCAGGACGAAACACTTCTCATGATGCCAGGACCTGTCCCGATGCCCCAGCGTGTCAGGATGGCAATGGCAAGACAGGCAATAAACCACCGCGGAGCGGAGTTCGGGGAATGCCTGAAAGACTTAAACAGAATGCTAAAACCGATGTTTGGAACGGAGAATGACATAATGGTTATCTCCGGGTCAGGCACTGCCGCAATGGAGGCATCGGTTGCGAACTTCTGCGCCGGAAAGAAGGTCGCTTCACTTGTAAACGGCAAGTTTGGTGAGAGGCTCTTTAAGATCAGTGAGATCTATGCAGAAGAGGCCACAGAATTCAAATCCGAATGGGGGACACCGCTTCCTCTCGAAGAGCTTGAAAAGGCTCTTGAGGAGGGCACAGAGGCTGTAACACTTGTCCACAATGAAACATCCGCGGCAATCAAAAATCCGGCTGAGGAGGTAGGAAGGCTTTGCAGGAAGTACGATGCACTCTTCATTATGGACGGCATTACATCCATCGCAGGCGATGAAGTTCTTGCAGACAGATGGGGTGCTGATGTTACAGTGGTCGGGTCACAGAAATGCCTCGCCGCACCGGCAGGTCTTTCTGCGGTATCCGCATCAGAGAAGGCCTGGGAGAATCTCGCTGAGAAGAGGCCTTTTTACCTTGATCTTGCAGCATACAAAAAGAGTGCGGCAAAGGACCAGACGCCTTTTACACCCGCAGTCCCGCTCTTCTTTGCTATGCGCGAGGCATGCAGAATTATAGAAGAGGAAGGTCTTGAAAACCGGATTGCACGACACAAAAATATGGCTGAGGCTGTCCGTGCAGCCGCAGGCGCATGGGGACTTGAACTATTCTGCCAGACAGATAAATTCCATACCTACTCAAACACTGCAACCGCGATATCATACCCGGACGGAATAATCGACAGTGACTTCAGGGGAGCGGTCAAGAAGTACGGCATTGAGATATCCGGCGGACAGGACCACGTCAAGGGCAAAATATTCCGTATAGGCACAATGGGTGCAACCGGCATACCTGAAGTCCTATCGGTCGTCTCTGCTGCTGAAAAGGCCCTTCGTGAACTTGGATTTAAAGTGGAGAGTTCAGGTACAGAAGCTGCCGCAGACGTTCTGAAGATATAA
- a CDS encoding arsenate reductase/protein-tyrosine-phosphatase family protein, which yields MVKKQKILFICTYNSVRSQMAEAIINSRYSEKFHADSAGLIPGGVDPYAISALNMRGIDTSGLTSKSIGRISDRKYSMIIFLCENARMRAHYLPVSDRTECRLVSLPPAEGGDPVLAYSRLADILINMFETDPLFN from the coding sequence ATGGTGAAAAAACAGAAGATTCTATTCATCTGCACATATAATTCAGTGAGATCACAGATGGCTGAGGCCATAATAAACAGCAGATATTCAGAGAAATTTCATGCAGATAGTGCTGGCTTAATACCCGGAGGTGTTGATCCATACGCAATATCAGCCCTTAATATGAGAGGGATTGATACCTCCGGGCTTACATCAAAATCAATAGGCAGAATATCTGACAGAAAATACAGTATGATAATATTCCTGTGTGAAAACGCCCGTATGAGAGCACATTACCTGCCGGTATCTGACAGGACAGAATGCAGATTAGTCTCACTCCCGCCGGCAGAAGGCGGCGATCCTGTTTTGGCTTATTCCAGACTCGCAGATATTCTCATCAACATGTTTGAGACTGATCCTCTCTTCAATTAA
- a CDS encoding HAD family hydrolase, with protein sequence MIDLIILDFDGVILESVSAKTKAFSEIFSGEKPEDLKKIIDYHLENGGMPRFDKFRHIYAEILNKELTDEKIKELSENFEKIVKHEVINSPFVSGAEEFLSGILGKVPLYVVSATPQDEIREIIKEKGINRYFNGVFGSPETKASHIRKILEDTGVKPENAVFIGDAKNDWKAAVENKVRFIGRVCDQIPDTISGLPDVETIVEDLKDFEMYVKAYML encoded by the coding sequence ATGATTGACCTGATAATACTCGATTTTGACGGAGTGATCCTTGAATCGGTCTCTGCAAAGACAAAAGCATTCAGTGAGATTTTTTCCGGAGAAAAACCTGAAGATCTAAAGAAAATAATAGATTATCACCTTGAGAACGGAGGGATGCCCCGGTTTGACAAGTTCAGACATATCTACGCAGAAATACTCAATAAAGAACTGACTGATGAAAAGATAAAGGAGTTATCGGAGAATTTTGAGAAGATTGTGAAGCATGAGGTGATAAACAGCCCGTTTGTATCAGGAGCAGAGGAGTTCCTCTCCGGAATACTGGGCAAGGTCCCTTTGTATGTGGTATCTGCAACACCTCAGGATGAAATAAGGGAGATTATAAAGGAGAAGGGCATAAACAGGTATTTTAATGGAGTATTTGGATCGCCTGAGACGAAAGCATCACATATCAGAAAAATTCTTGAAGATACAGGCGTAAAACCGGAAAATGCAGTATTCATCGGCGATGCGAAGAATGACTGGAAAGCAGCGGTTGAAAACAAAGTCAGGTTTATCGGCAGAGTATGTGACCAGATTCCGGATACGATTTCAGGGCTGCCCGATGTCGAGACAATTGTAGAGGATCTGAAGGATTTTGAGATGTATGTAAAGGCTTACATGCTCTGA
- a CDS encoding 5-(carboxyamino)imidazole ribonucleotide mutase yields MSLISIISGSASDEQIVERTIRVLDEAGIDYDYQILSAHRNPDELDEYVKNSDSLVFICIAGLSAALPGVVASKTDKPVIGVPVSGTLGGIDALLSIVQMPRGVPVGCVGIDNGANAAHLAVKILAVAGKL; encoded by the coding sequence ATGTCTTTAATATCCATAATATCCGGTTCTGCATCTGATGAACAGATTGTTGAGAGGACAATCCGTGTGCTTGATGAAGCCGGCATTGATTATGACTACCAGATATTGTCTGCGCACAGAAATCCTGATGAACTTGATGAATATGTGAAGAATTCTGACTCACTTGTATTCATCTGTATTGCCGGACTTTCTGCAGCACTTCCCGGAGTTGTCGCCTCAAAAACTGATAAACCGGTGATAGGTGTGCCTGTTTCGGGCACTCTTGGCGGAATTGATGCGCTGCTTTCAATTGTGCAGATGCCGCGTGGCGTCCCTGTAGGCTGCGTTGGTATTGACAACGGAGCAAATGCAGCGCATCTTGCAGTAAAGATTCTTGCAGTTGCCGGGAAACTGTAA
- a CDS encoding GIY-YIG nuclease family protein — protein sequence MVSEILCGKGIYCLLFKNSSSSVAVGSLGEFTFNSGWHIYAGSALGPGGLKRALRHARINRDKCGNLRWHVDYISASPDFSLEFIVAAKTSERRECEVAGNIGGTGIRNFGCSDCGCVSHLFYREICPLHEVNEAFKGAGLVPFTVKTIF from the coding sequence ATGGTCTCTGAAATACTCTGTGGAAAGGGGATATATTGTCTTCTTTTTAAAAACAGCTCATCCTCTGTTGCTGTCGGCAGTCTTGGAGAGTTCACCTTTAATTCCGGGTGGCACATCTATGCCGGCTCTGCACTTGGTCCTGGCGGGCTTAAGAGAGCACTCAGGCATGCCAGGATTAACCGGGATAAGTGCGGTAATCTGAGATGGCATGTTGATTACATATCTGCATCCCCGGACTTTTCACTTGAGTTTATCGTAGCTGCAAAGACCTCTGAAAGACGGGAATGCGAGGTTGCAGGAAATATAGGGGGCACAGGCATCAGAAATTTTGGTTGCAGTGACTGCGGGTGCGTTTCGCATCTCTTCTATCGTGAAATCTGTCCGCTTCATGAAGTAAATGAGGCATTTAAGGGAGCCGGGCTGGTACCTTTTACAGTCAAAACAATATTTTGA
- the thiC gene encoding phosphomethylpyrimidine synthase ThiC — MSTLVKKCNSVVPDIIARAAQKEGIDGKMLASAVANGRAVVPANPVREHDPIAIGENCTVKVNVNIGTSGARCSPEYEFEKAACAIAEGADAIMDLSTGGDLKEIRKKILSLNTTTGTVPIYEAVKRAGNALDVTPDLLFSVIREHCKEGVDFLTLHCGVNKDSLESLRKDPRVTGVVSRGGAFHTAIIASTGEENPLYSEYDYLLEILAENETIISLGDGMRPGAVIDAGRRAKSTEYMTLGDLSQRALEGGVQRMIEGPGHIPIDQIDYNVRFIKEITGNAPLYLLGPLVTDIFPGYDHVSGAIGGSIAAMSGADFLCMVSPSEHLALPDIDDIREGTRVAKLAAHVGDRARKGDKWFDKGESGMAFARRNLDWNAQFSHAVYGDYARSIHDRDGETETCSMCGELCAIKIVRESLDNRN, encoded by the coding sequence ATGAGTACTCTTGTAAAAAAATGCAACTCAGTAGTTCCGGATATAATTGCCAGGGCAGCACAAAAGGAAGGCATTGACGGCAAAATGCTTGCATCGGCTGTGGCAAATGGAAGGGCTGTAGTACCGGCAAACCCTGTACGGGAGCACGACCCGATAGCAATAGGGGAAAACTGCACAGTAAAGGTCAATGTAAATATCGGCACATCAGGTGCAAGATGCAGTCCGGAATACGAATTTGAAAAGGCGGCATGCGCAATAGCAGAAGGGGCAGACGCTATTATGGACCTCTCAACCGGAGGAGACTTAAAGGAAATCAGGAAAAAAATCCTCTCCCTTAATACAACCACCGGTACTGTGCCGATATATGAGGCAGTAAAGCGTGCAGGCAATGCGCTGGACGTAACTCCGGACCTCTTATTCAGTGTAATCAGGGAACACTGCAAGGAAGGTGTCGACTTCCTTACCCTTCACTGCGGAGTAAATAAGGACTCCTTAGAATCACTCAGAAAGGACCCAAGAGTTACCGGCGTTGTCTCAAGGGGTGGGGCATTTCATACCGCAATTATAGCCTCAACAGGCGAGGAAAACCCTCTATATTCCGAATATGACTATCTGCTTGAAATTCTGGCCGAAAACGAGACTATAATCTCGCTCGGGGACGGAATGAGGCCGGGAGCTGTCATAGATGCAGGAAGAAGAGCAAAGTCAACAGAGTACATGACACTCGGCGATCTCTCACAGAGGGCACTTGAAGGAGGAGTGCAGCGGATGATTGAAGGACCGGGACATATCCCGATAGATCAGATAGACTACAATGTCAGGTTCATAAAAGAGATCACCGGAAATGCGCCATTATACCTCCTCGGGCCGCTTGTGACCGACATCTTCCCCGGATATGACCATGTTTCAGGTGCAATAGGCGGCTCTATCGCTGCTATGAGCGGCGCAGACTTCCTCTGTATGGTATCACCCTCAGAGCATCTGGCTCTCCCGGATATTGATGACATCAGAGAGGGTACAAGAGTTGCAAAACTTGCCGCCCATGTCGGCGACCGTGCCCGTAAAGGAGATAAATGGTTTGACAAGGGGGAGTCGGGGATGGCTTTTGCCCGGAGAAATCTCGACTGGAATGCACAGTTTTCACATGCCGTGTATGGTGATTATGCCAGAAGCATCCATGATAGAGACGGCGAGACTGAGACCTGCTCAATGTGCGGCGAACTCTGCGCAATAAAAATAGTAAGGGAATCACTCGATAACCGGAACTGA
- the ribC gene encoding riboflavin synthase yields MKIGIVDTTFSRVNMGAMAVDEIKRHASVAVERVTVPGVKDLPVACKKMIEERACDIVMALGMPGGVDKDKMCAHEASQGLIKAQLMTNTHIIEVFVHEDEAKDENELAWLAERRTREHAVNAVKLILYPEALVKEAGTGQRQGFDDAGPARR; encoded by the coding sequence ATGAAGATCGGAATTGTGGACACAACCTTCTCCCGTGTTAATATGGGTGCAATGGCAGTGGATGAGATAAAGAGACATGCAAGTGTTGCAGTTGAGAGGGTCACAGTCCCGGGAGTGAAGGACCTCCCCGTCGCCTGCAAAAAAATGATAGAAGAAAGGGCGTGCGACATTGTCATGGCTCTCGGCATGCCCGGCGGTGTTGATAAGGACAAGATGTGTGCCCATGAAGCTTCACAGGGACTTATCAAAGCACAGCTTATGACAAACACCCATATTATTGAGGTTTTTGTCCACGAAGACGAGGCAAAAGACGAAAACGAACTTGCATGGCTTGCAGAGAGAAGAACAAGGGAGCATGCAGTCAATGCAGTCAAACTGATACTCTACCCTGAGGCACTTGTAAAAGAGGCCGGTACAGGCCAGAGGCAGGGTTTTGACGATGCCGGCCCGGCACGAAGGTAG
- a CDS encoding pyridoxal phosphate-dependent aminotransferase: MRKLSEKIQGIPPSATIEITDKARRMKKEGIDVISLSIGEPDFDTPGHITEACINALNEGKTHYESSRGIPELCSAISDKLNSENRVFTTPDNIIVSCGAKDTIYEGVQACINPGDEVLILDPSWVSYDPIVMLADGKPVHHPLDDVHFQLKDDVLEKITPKTRMLIFNTPSNPAGSVLNQDSLNLIKDICEDNDIIALADEIYEKLIYEKEHISVASLGDMHERTITVNGFSKAYAMTGWRIGYASAPDEIIKPMTKIQQHTISHPTTFAMWGAVAALRGDQSCVENMRQEFDNRRKYITGALSDMGMRTAPAEGAFYAYVYTGGNDIEVAARWLDEAHVAATPGTAFNTPGWIRLSYAAGTDRLREAMRRISELPE, encoded by the coding sequence ATGAGAAAACTCTCTGAAAAAATTCAGGGAATACCCCCGTCGGCAACGATCGAGATCACAGACAAAGCACGCCGCATGAAAAAAGAGGGAATAGATGTTATATCTCTCTCAATAGGCGAGCCTGACTTTGACACTCCCGGCCATATCACCGAGGCATGCATAAATGCCTTAAATGAGGGCAAAACCCACTACGAATCGAGCAGAGGCATTCCGGAACTCTGCTCCGCAATATCAGACAAGCTGAATAGTGAGAACAGGGTTTTCACCACACCGGATAACATCATAGTCTCCTGTGGTGCAAAGGATACCATCTATGAGGGTGTCCAGGCATGTATAAATCCAGGTGACGAAGTCCTGATACTTGACCCATCATGGGTATCATATGACCCGATTGTCATGCTTGCAGACGGAAAACCTGTCCACCATCCTTTAGACGATGTACACTTCCAGTTAAAGGACGATGTTCTTGAAAAGATTACACCAAAGACCAGGATGTTAATCTTCAACACTCCTTCAAACCCGGCAGGTTCTGTTCTGAATCAGGACTCACTTAATCTCATAAAAGACATATGCGAGGACAATGACATAATCGCACTTGCGGATGAGATTTATGAGAAACTTATATACGAAAAAGAGCACATCTCGGTGGCATCACTCGGCGACATGCACGAGAGAACTATAACCGTAAACGGCTTTTCAAAGGCATATGCAATGACAGGCTGGAGAATAGGATATGCCTCGGCACCGGATGAGATCATAAAACCTATGACAAAGATCCAGCAGCATACAATAAGCCACCCGACAACATTTGCGATGTGGGGGGCTGTTGCTGCACTTAGAGGGGATCAGTCCTGCGTTGAAAATATGAGGCAGGAGTTTGACAACCGGAGAAAGTATATCACAGGTGCACTTTCAGATATGGGTATGAGGACAGCCCCGGCAGAAGGTGCATTTTATGCCTATGTGTACACAGGCGGCAATGACATAGAAGTCGCCGCAAGATGGCTTGATGAAGCCCATGTTGCAGCAACTCCCGGTACTGCCTTTAACACACCCGGATGGATTCGCCTCTCATACGCCGCCGGAACGGACAGGCTGCGTGAGGCGATGAGAAGAATATCAGAACTGCCAGAGTGA
- a CDS encoding COG1361 S-layer family protein, translating to MKHIPSIKGIMLAALIICALLLTPASAIINPDATHISIASYTVEPEALMQYDTGTITVKVTNSGTSPVDIRRVTLFSEDLLLINERSYDTVGAIGPSTSREFTFSVKAAAPDGIYYPKYYMDFSAGGSLSYLIPVKVQSTPLEISVVSEPDEYKKDVESTIKLSIGNPRDNRVTGVVVRPVSDSAEFTQNSYFVGELEANKNAEVTFEVTPYSEGGVQFIADYRNGINHHESFKTLNLNPGTGKKDADPVINNIESGFRDGAQYIAGDVTNAGLKIAKSVIVTTKSPAKPTEPNRLYVVGELEPDDFSSFEVTFETDEPGEIPLIVEYKDEDGNSYSKEFPVKTDTYTSSKAKTSDAGDEGMPVMIIILIVVVIAAVGGIIYHTWKK from the coding sequence ATGAAACATATACCATCTATAAAAGGAATAATGCTGGCTGCACTGATTATATGTGCATTACTGCTCACACCGGCATCTGCTATAATAAACCCGGATGCAACTCATATATCTATAGCATCATACACCGTTGAACCCGAAGCACTGATGCAGTATGATACAGGAACTATTACTGTAAAGGTTACAAACTCAGGCACATCTCCGGTGGACATCAGAAGAGTGACTCTCTTCTCTGAAGACCTTCTCCTGATTAATGAACGGTCATACGACACAGTGGGTGCAATAGGACCGTCAACATCAAGAGAATTTACATTTTCAGTCAAAGCAGCAGCACCTGACGGGATTTATTACCCGAAATATTATATGGACTTCTCAGCCGGAGGAAGCCTCTCATACCTTATCCCTGTTAAAGTGCAGAGCACACCACTTGAAATATCGGTAGTCAGCGAGCCGGACGAGTACAAAAAAGATGTGGAATCCACAATAAAATTATCCATCGGAAATCCCCGTGACAACAGAGTAACCGGCGTGGTTGTCCGGCCTGTGAGCGACTCCGCAGAATTCACACAGAACAGCTATTTTGTCGGTGAACTTGAAGCAAATAAAAATGCAGAAGTAACCTTTGAGGTGACACCGTACTCTGAAGGCGGGGTGCAGTTCATCGCAGATTACAGAAACGGGATAAACCACCATGAATCTTTCAAAACTCTCAACCTGAATCCCGGAACCGGAAAGAAGGATGCAGATCCGGTAATAAACAACATAGAGTCCGGATTCAGGGACGGAGCACAGTACATTGCAGGCGATGTAACAAATGCAGGCCTTAAAATTGCCAAGTCAGTGATTGTAACCACCAAAAGTCCGGCAAAACCAACAGAACCTAACAGGCTTTACGTAGTTGGTGAACTTGAACCCGATGACTTCTCAAGCTTTGAAGTTACGTTTGAGACCGATGAACCGGGAGAGATACCTCTGATTGTCGAGTACAAAGACGAGGACGGGAACAGTTATTCAAAGGAATTTCCGGTTAAAACTGACACATATACATCATCAAAAGCAAAGACCTCAGATGCAGGCGATGAGGGGATGCCGGTTATGATAATAATACTGATAGTCGTGGTTATAGCTGCCGTCGGTGGGATAATATATCATACATGGAAAAAATAA
- the ribH gene encoding 6,7-dimethyl-8-ribityllumazine synthase has product MTIKLGFVVAEFNRDLTYMMEIEGEEHAKFLGAEIVDRIYVPGAYDMPLAIKKLLKDDNIDAVVTIGCVIEGATSHDEIVVQHAARKIIDLSLEYDKPVALGISGPGMTRLEATQRIDYAKRAVESAIKLVQRLK; this is encoded by the coding sequence ATGACAATAAAATTAGGATTCGTAGTTGCGGAATTCAACCGCGACCTTACATATATGATGGAGATCGAGGGAGAGGAGCACGCAAAGTTCCTCGGTGCTGAGATCGTTGACAGAATTTACGTACCCGGAGCATATGACATGCCCCTTGCAATCAAAAAACTCCTCAAAGACGACAATATAGATGCTGTTGTGACAATCGGATGCGTCATTGAAGGTGCAACAAGCCACGATGAAATTGTGGTCCAGCATGCGGCAAGGAAGATAATCGATCTCTCACTTGAATATGACAAACCTGTAGCACTCGGAATTTCAGGTCCGGGCATGACAAGGCTTGAGGCAACACAGAGAATCGACTACGCAAAGCGTGCCGTTGAATCTGCAATAAAGCTCGTACAGAGACTTAAATAA
- a CDS encoding arsenate reductase/protein-tyrosine-phosphatase family protein, giving the protein MKRKVLFICNHNAGRSQMAQGLLNHYSGDKYEAFSAGLNPTESVNPHTIEVLKEIGIDISGKTPLHVSEYRDVKFDEIVIACDYDPDNHELPATERITEKKFPDPYLFSGSDEDILKSFREVRDEIMEWTDKEFTGDNEMNNKNSDNGNANNNIYKSNFPDDNECRPVTVTVFVSGDPSGPPLRCPDTGRSLSEVIKDTDIIMKKQGFVIRYEERPESENTTESLLLIGGRPIEDLVPLPDPSKYCGMACADCGGKPAGTTCSRIYEYIPESVLRLAVKKAADSMD; this is encoded by the coding sequence ATGAAGAGGAAGGTATTATTTATCTGCAACCATAATGCAGGAAGGTCACAGATGGCACAGGGACTGCTGAACCATTACTCCGGAGATAAATATGAAGCATTCAGTGCAGGATTAAACCCGACAGAATCAGTAAATCCACATACAATAGAAGTGCTAAAGGAGATCGGCATTGACATCTCCGGAAAAACTCCTCTGCACGTATCGGAATACCGGGATGTAAAATTTGACGAAATTGTTATTGCATGTGATTATGACCCTGATAATCATGAACTGCCTGCGACGGAGAGGATAACTGAGAAAAAATTCCCAGACCCTTATCTCTTCTCAGGTTCTGATGAGGACATCCTTAAAAGTTTCAGGGAAGTCAGGGATGAGATAATGGAATGGACAGATAAGGAATTTACCGGAGATAATGAGATGAATAACAAAAACAGTGACAATGGTAATGCGAATAACAATATCTACAAGAGTAATTTTCCCGATGATAACGAATGCAGACCGGTTACTGTAACTGTTTTCGTATCCGGCGATCCTTCGGGACCACCATTACGTTGTCCTGATACGGGCAGAAGTTTAAGTGAAGTGATAAAGGACACAGATATCATAATGAAAAAACAGGGTTTTGTGATAAGATATGAGGAGAGGCCGGAGAGTGAGAATACAACAGAAAGTCTTCTTCTGATAGGCGGCAGACCGATAGAGGATTTGGTACCGCTTCCTGACCCCTCAAAATACTGCGGGATGGCCTGCGCAGACTGTGGCGGAAAACCGGCAGGGACAACATGCAGCAGAATATATGAATACATACCGGAATCAGTGCTGAGGCTTGCAGTAAAAAAAGCGGCTGATTCCATGGATTAA